The genomic stretch TGCTATATATAGTTACATACGTATGGAATGTTTGTACTAATATGAGTGCTCTTTTTTTATTTTTTCATAAAGTAGAAAATGATGTTAATTCCGTTTTTATATCCTGAACTATTTTTTTAATGCTTTGTTTCTCAGTATATGACATGGGTTAGAGTTGGTTGTATGCCGAATTGCCAGTTTATGAAAAATGGGGTATATGGGGTTCGGATTGTTGTAACTGATTAAAACCGCATTGTTTTGAGATAGTAAAATATCAGGATTGTTTCATTATTAGAATTTATAGCCATGAAAAGTTTAAGTTTTGATTTGCGGGCCAGACTGGTAGTCAGTCCTGTCATCAGGGCAATAGCTTGTTTATTTTCAAACTCCCCCGGACGGATAAAGTGATGATATATCAATTTCTATATTTACATGTAAATTCTAAACCGAGTGTATAACTTAAAAAAATCAGCCTATGTATTTTCTATGGTACATTATTATCGGAATTCTTGCCGGATTCGTTGCTGGCAAATTTATGCGGGGCGGCGGCTTTGGCCTGTTTACTAATCTGCTGGTAGGTGTTGTCGGCGGTGTTTTGGGTGGATGGGTGTTCGGTCTGCTGGGAATCGCAACGACAGGTCTGTTGGGCAGTCTGATAACTTCAATTGTAGGAGCTGTCGTTTTGTTGTGGATTGTTTCATTGTTTAATAACAAAAAGAGAATTGACCTTTAATTATTTTAACCATTTAAAAACAACTTGATTATGGAAAATAGAAATTCTAGTTTATGGATCGGTCTGGGAGTAGGTTCGGTCATCGGTGCTTTGGCTTACCGTTTTTCACGTACTTCAAAAGCCAAGAAACTGAAGGAAAAAGTATGTGACACCTTTCATAAGATAACCGGCCAGGCGGAAGACATGTTGGATGAAGCCAAAGAAAAAGCGGTGGATGCTGGAAAGACCGTAGCGGATAAGATGGCCGACAAGGCATTCGGCCTTGCTGAGAAAACAGACGATTTTAAGAACAAAATGCATGCAATGGCTTCCGAAGCTAAGAAATAAATCGGAACAGATAACTTGCTAATAACTCATACGCTTATGAAATGGAAGGAACATTTGAAACGTCAATTGCCGTCCAATGGCAGATGGGAAAATTATGAACAACTGTACCGGATGTGCCTGTTGGCATACGCTGAAGGCTGTAACGAGGAGAAAAAGAAAGCTCTCGAGGCATACAGGCTTCGTTGTGGCAGATTGTTTGGAAACAGGTGCATGCCGTCTGCCGGCAGCAGGGCGGATCAAAAAAAGATATGTGATGCAGACTGTTCCTACATAAGGAAGTATGAATTTGAGTTGTATAAACTGGGCGGGTGTATGGAAGACTCACCTGAATAAACCTGAATTATTGACTTTAAATTGAAAAGATTATGTTTTATCATGTAAAAGATTTGCAGTTCAACGCCCGGGTTTCACAACCCGATCCGCGTTTTGCACGTGTGATGCTTGAAGCATTCGGCGGTGCGAATGGAGAATTGAAATCCGCCTTGCAATATTTTGTGCAGGCTTTCAGTTGTCACAATCCATTCCCTGATAAATATGATATGTTGATGGATATTGCCACAGAAGAGTTCGGACATCTGGAGATTGTAGGGGCCACGATTCAGATGCTTTTGGGACCGGTGAATGGAGAAATGAAGAATGCGCTTGAAGATACGCCGCTCCGCACGATGATGAGCGGTAAGTCTGCTAAAGAGGACCTGATCCATCAGGCATTCACCAATCCACAATTTTTGGTAGGAGCCCCCGGCAGTCCGGCTTTGACAGACAGTAACGGAAATCCTTGGTGTGCCACCTATGTGTCTGCTACGGCAGAATTGACGGTGGATCTTCGTTCCAACATGGCAGGAGAGGCACGCGCCAAAATAGGCTATGAAAATCTTCTCCAGTTGACGGACGATCCTTTGGTAAAGGAAACGCTTGGTTTTCTCATGACTCGTGAAGTGACACATTACCAGCAGTTTGAGGCTGCTTTGGAAACAATTCAGCCCAATTTCCCGCCTGGAGTATTTCAAACATCTCCCAAATACAGCAATTTATATTTTGATCTGTCGAAAGGCGATGACGCTCGTGGACCTTGGAATGAAGGGGAGAGCACGCAGCTAAAGGAACAGTGGCAATATATAGAACAACCACTTGAAGAAGTGAGAAGCACGGATGGATTGCTGGATCGAAAACCGGAAGGTACCGACCGGTCGGAAAAAGAGATTGCCAGAAAAGAAGCACAATTGTCCAAGGAGCGTAGCGGGCAGGTGCTGGCGTCTACTCCCAAGAAGGAGATGTCTTGGTGCAAGTATCAGTGATTTGAAAAGAACATCGGTTTAAATCCGTTGTAATTATTAACCATAAACCATTTTAATTATGACCAAGAAAACAGAAAAGAAACAGGAAGAGGCAAAGAGCACAAAAAAGAGTGCCCATGCCCAAGAATGTAAGTCTTCTGCCTCATGCAAGAAAGCAGAGAAGAAGTAAGAACTTAGAACCTTGAAATTTGTATGGACTGTCCGGGAATCCGGTTTCCGGACAGTCTTTTAATCATTAAAACAGTATGAATATGAAAAAAATATTATTAATAGTTTTTGTATTGACGTTTGTGGTGTCCTTCACGTCCTGTCGTGACAAAAGAGAACAGGACCGGGCAAAGTACCAGGTGGAAAAAGTGAAAAAAGACATCAATGATGCCGCAGACAAAATTTCCGATAAGGCAGAAGACAGCGCTGATGCAGTAAAGGATGCATGGAAAGATACAAAGAAAGATGTCAAGCAAGGGGCTGAGAAGGCTCAAAAGGAAATAAAGAAAGGATATAATGAAATTAAAAAGGAAGCAAGTAAAAAACTTGGCTGATTTTTGTAATTTATTATTTTGCCAGTAGTAAACCTTACATGTGAATAAATTATGGTTGGATTCGTAATATGGATTGTTGGACTGGTGCTGACTATCAGGGCCGCTTTGGAAATATGGCGCATTCATGCACCGGCAGAGAGGAAACTGATAGCCATCGTATTGGTGGTTTTCACCAGTTGGGTAGGATTGCTGTTTTATTATTTTTATGGTAAGCCCCGTATGGCACAGTGGTTGGGAACAGGTATCGAAAGGTATTGATGGTTGCATAACTGTTTATATTAATTGTACAGTGATATCCCGATACAAAGAAACGCACCGGTCATTGACAGTGATCGGTGCATTTCTTGCCTTTACCAATATTTTTCGATTCTTTCGTAGCCGAAAATACCGCTGCGTTCATCTTTCATACCTTGTAGCTGACGGCAGATTATTTGTGCTCCGATCATGCTGAAAGTAATTCCGTTTCCCCCATATCCCAAATCGAAAAACATTCGTTCCTTGTCAGGCCAGTTGCCGATGAAGGGTAGTCCGTCCTTGGTGGTACTAAATGTGCCACACCATACCATTTCCGTTTCGAAAGGGAGGTCGGGGAATAGTTTTCTGACCTTCCTTTCCAAGATACGGGTTTTCTTTCTGAGTAATGAATCCCGGCGCTGCGGGTCACTGAACTTTTCGTCCTCACCACCTACGATGATCCGGTTTTTATCGGTTGTGCGGATGTATAGATACGGATCGGCTGTTTCCCAAATCAGGCAATGTGTCGGCCACAGGTGTTCGGAAGCTACCGGATGCGATACGAGTGCATAGGTAGAGGTCAGATCCATGATTTTCTGAGGAAGGAATTGTCCGGCCTCAAATCCCGTGGCTATGATTACATATCCGCATTTAATTTTATGTCCTCTGTCTGTTGTCATGATACAGCCGTCAGATGTTTCTATACACTCTTTTATTGAGGTATGGGTAAAAACTTTCAGTCCGCTTTCCTTTATATGGTAAGCTAACAGTCCGGTTGCCGCCCTATAAGCATCCATTTGTGCGGATGCCTCATTTATCAGGGCATTGCCGGGTGTCTTTACCTTATATTCCTCTCTAATTTTCTTCTTCTCGAGCAGATTGACCGGCAACTTATGTTTTTGCCGTATTTCATGTTCTTGTTCCAAAAGTTTGTTATCCGCCGCACTACTGGCATAAAAGAGGCTGGGCAGTTGTTCGAAACCGGCATTGACTCCCGTTTCTTCCAGTACTCTTTTTATATCAGAAATGGATTGCAGGCAGGCATGGTAAGCCGTCGCAGCATTTTCCTCGCCGATGATTTTTGCCATCCGACAAAGAGGAACGTCAATTTCATATTGCAGCAGTGCGGTGCTTGCTGCGGAACTTCCGGTTGCAATGCTGCGTTTGTCAACTATGCAGCATTTTATTCCGGCATGGCACAATTCGTGTGCCATCAAGGCTCCCGTTATGCCGGAACCTACAATGACGACATCTGTCGACAGATCCTTTTCCAAAGGATGGAAATAGTCCCATAGGGAATTTCTGATGATCCAATAGGGTAATCCTGAGTGTAAGTCCATAATATTTTGTTATTATCCCCTCACTTCCTGCTGAAAAACGGGAAAATGAGGGGGATGAAAATAGAAAAGTTATCTTATTAGAATTTATTTTCCACTCGTATTTGAAGGTTATTTACCTTCTTCGATGGTACAAATGCTGACGCGGTTCCAGTCCGGCTCCGAGAACATGTCACCGATTCCCTGTCCTTCAGCAGTGATGCGGGTATCACTGATCTTGTATCTTTTTACAAGGATGGTCTTTACGGACTCAGCACGTGCGTTTGCCAGTTTCTTATTGAAAGCGAGGTTGCCTTCGGGAGAAGCATATCCTTTGATGATAACCCTGGCTTCAGGATGCTTTTTCATGTAAGTGGCCACACGCTCCACATTGGGGAGTTGGGAGGCATCAACTACCGATTTCCCTTGTCTGAAGGTAATGATTGACTCAGGAATGCGGTTGGTCTTCACCACAGTTTCTATGTTGGCAGCCTGAGTTCTGCAGTCAGCCAATTCTCTTTGCAGATTATTTGCCTGCTGCATGGCATTGTTCAGCTGCATGTCCTTGTCGTTCAATTGTGACCGCAGGTTGTTCACCGCGTCATTCAGTTCTCCGATTTCTACCGGGTCATACGGTTTCATGGTTGTGAAATGGTGCGTACCGTTGCTACACATGAAATGATAGGTTAATCCGGCAGTCAGTTCAAAAGCCGCATTATTGGCGTTGAAACGACTTTTTTTTCGATTAAAATCTCCCTGCATATCGTATACAACTGCCGGTTTGATGCCGAACGTCCATGCTTTCTCTTCACCCAGGTTAAAATTCAGATTCAGGCCCAGGCGTGTTGACCAGGAGTTTGTATCGCCGGGGCCGTTCTGATAGTAATGCAGCCATCCGATACCTGTCAAGGCTTCGATTTCAAAGATGCGCGGTTCGCCTGTATAGCTTCCGAAAAGGTTCATCAGATTGACTTTGCCGAACACGCTCACTTCGGAAGCGTCAAATGCGGTCTTGCTGGCCGTGGTATTTACATACCCCATGCCTTGAATGCCCAAACCGAAAATGGGAGTAAGTTGTTTTCCGATCCCGACTCCGAAAGCCGGACGGACATTTTTGAAGAACGCACTGTGGGTAAGAGGAGTCACGGCACCGGTTTTCAGTTCAATAGACCAGTTGTCACCCGGACGTGTGCCTTCAAGAGCGGTACGATCATTTTGTGCATGCATGGTAAAGATACCCATGCTTAATGCTAAAGCAAAGACAGATCTTTTCATAATTAAAAATAAATTAATGGTAATACAATAAAATGTCACACACGGTATATTATCAGTTGTATAGTTATGATTGTATACAAGATAATAAATTGCTTTGTCATTGTACTTTGTTAGAAAACAGTTTGTAAAAAAGGATAGTTCGAAAAATCGGAGGAAATTTAATATCTGTTTAGAAGCATCAAAAGCGTAAAAACTCCATGTTAGCTATAAAATGAGATTTTGTATATTAAGGTATATGGCTCTTTAATTTATATATAAGTCTTTCAAATATAACTTTATATATTCATGCGCTTTTTAACACAAATATTTATTGTAATGACAAATATAAATCAAACAAATTTTCTTTTATCGTTGTTTTTTTATGAGGAATCAATTATAGTATTAATTAAAAACCTGACAATTATGAAAAAATTAAGTTTTGCAGAGCTGAAGGGCAGAGTGTCCTGGGGTAGTGTGTTGGGAGGTGTCATGACCGTATTGGCGATATCCGTACTGCTGTCCATATTAAACTCAAGTATCGGATTATTTATGCTTAATCCGTTATCCGAACATCCCGCTTCGGGCATAGGTACTGCGGTAGGGATTGGTTCTGCAGTCATTCTGGTTGCCGGCATGACTGCCGGTGGCTTTGTAGCTGGAAAGCTTGCTGGTATGGATGGGATAATACACGGATTTCTAGTTTGGGCTACCACGTTGATTGTTGCTGTAATACTAGGTATTTTTTTGGCGGTAGGCACAGCGAAAATGACAGCGAATGCACTGGGAGCCGTTTCATCCGTCACAGGTAGTGTCTTATCCGGAGCGGGCGATGCTGTTGGAAGTGGAGTTTCCGCATTATCTGAGGAGGCAAAGGAATTATTTGGCAAGATTGATTTCAACACAGTCCTGAAAGAAGGGGACATGCCGCAAAATATTCGTACCGCACTTGCCAAAAGTGATGTGAAAGAATTGCATCCGGACTATCTGAAAAAACAATTGGAGGAGGTAAAAGAGGATCTGAGCAAGTCCATAAAGACAATTGTTGCTTCTCCTCAAGAAGCGGATGAAACAGTGAATGACTTTTTGAAACGTTTGAAACAACGTACGGAAAAACTTAACCAGAATATAGATCGGAATGATCTGGCCAAAGCGATAGCCAACAATACCAATCTGTCTAAGCCGGAAGCAGATAAAATGGTTGAGCAGTATATGAATCTGATAGACAATACACGTTTGGAAGCCGCAAAACAGATAGACAATTTGGAAGCTAGTCTACAAAAGGCGGCACAGGAATGGAAGGAGATCAAACATAAGGCTTTGGTAGCTGCCGATAAGGCAACGGATGCAGCTGCGCGGTCTGCCCTGATTTCATTCTTCGCTATATTGTTTGGTGCTGTATTGTGCTGTGCTGCCGGTGCTTATGGCAGTAGAAAAACACAGGAAAGGGTAGATATCTGATAATTGGAATGAATTAGACAAAATACCCCCGTAACCCTATTGGAATTGGCCCTATGTGTCTTGCGCATCATTTCCGCCGGGAAGATTAGACCTGAGGAAGAATAGCATATTTGAGACACAGGGGCTTCATACCAGTGGCTTGTCAACCGTCAATTTTCTGACTTTTTATTAAATTTGCTCGGGCTTACATTATAATATTTCTTAAACACTTCACGGAAGTATTTTGCATCCGAGAACCCAACCATGTCAGCAATTTCCGTTACCGTATGTTCGCCCTGTTTCAGCAACTGTGCGGCATGTTGCAGACGTATCATCCGGATATAATCGGCCGGAGCATAACCGGTCAGTGCCTTCAATTTGTTAAAAAAACTGGTACGGCTCATGTGATGCCGGCTGCTGAGCAAGTCTACATTGAAGTCCGGACTTCCCATGTTATCCTCTATGCATTCCTTGACGGAAGCTATGAATTTCCAATCCAGCGTACCGGTGCAATTAACTGGAAGATTTTGTTCTTTATCTTCAATACAATTATAAAACTGGCGGAGCAAAGCACGATTTGTAAGTATGTTTTTGACCGTTGCCTTGAGTATCCCCACACTGAAAGGTTTGGTAATATAAGCGTCCGCTCCGATTGCCAGTCCTTCAAGCATATTTTTCTCATCTCCCAATGCAGTCAACAAAATGACCGGAATATGGGATGTTTCAAGATCGCCTTTTATGGTCGAACAGAGTTTGTCCCCGCCCAGTTCGGGCATCATTATGTCGGATATGACAAGAACCGGGTTGAATTCCCGTATTATGGCAAGCGCCTCTTTTCCATTCGGACAGGACTGGGTATAATAATCCGTTTTGAACATGTCAATAAGATAATTGCGCAAGTCATCATTGTCCTCTACTATCAGGACACGTTGTAAAGACCTCTCTTGAGATATTTCCACGGATGGTAACCCTGACGCGCCACCAGGCATGATAGCCTCAGGACATTCATAAGGTGTCCTGGGAGAGATAAACTTTACTTTGTGCAGATGGCTGTTCCCTTTCGGAAAAACAACCAGCACACATGTTCCTTGATGTTCTGTGCTTTGAATCTGAATTCTGCCTTTATGCAGCCTGACCAGTTTGTATACTAACATTAGACCGATTCCGCTACCTGTCACTTTCAGGTTGATGACATTACTACCCCGAAAACAATTCCTGAACAATTTTTTCTGTTCACATGAGGGAATGCCGATTCCGGTATCTTTCACTTCGATGCTCCAAGAGTTTCCTTCCTCGCGGGCATAAATGCGGATACTTCCGCCTTCAGGTGTATACTTCAATGCATTTGACAGGACATTCTTCAGTATGGATCCCATCTTGTCACTGTCAAACCACACATTCAGATAGTCAAAGTTACTTTCGTAAATAAAATCAACATGTTTCAGCTCGGCATATTTGCGGAAAGTGGCACAAATATTATCCATATAGGAATTCAGCTCATATTCAGATATATAAAGGGTGGAGGAGTAGACGTCCACCCGTTCGAAATTTATCAGGTTGGTCGTTAGCTGAAGTAATGCATTCACATTCTTAAGGGCCGTGTTCATATGCGGCAATGCCTGTTCATTCACCATACGGTTTTCTATGGCTTCCTCCAGCGGAGCCTTTATTAATGTGAGCGGAGTACGTATATCATGGGCCGTATTAATGAAAAAACGGGTCTTTTCATCCGAAACCTTCTTCTGTTTGTGCAGTGTAATGATACGGAATATGACAGCCATAACCAGCACCAACAGAATTGCATAGCCGGCCATAGCCCATACACTGGCCCATGCCGGAGGCGTTATGACAATCTGAATGTTCCGTGTCTCATAGGTCTTGTACTTCTCCTCATTGGATATGGCACGAATCTGCAATGTGTAACTGCCCGGAGGCAGGTTTCTTACAACAATCCGGTTGTCCAGGCTCGGGCGACTCCATTCTTTATGAAAACCGTCAATCTTCCATGAATAAAGGATGTTGGAAGGATAGTCATAATTAATGGAAACTACATCAAGGGAAAAAGAGTTTTGTCTGTAGGTCAGTTCCAGCCGGTCAGTTTCGTCAATGTCCTTTTCCAGCGGAGAACCCTCGTCGCCCGGATAAACGGGATGATAGGCTATCATGAAATCGCGCAGTAACAGACGTGAGTAATGCGGCTCCGGTATCTGTATGTCTATCGGGAATCTGACAGCCCCGTTATTCCCACCAAAAACAAGTGTGTTTTTACTGTAGGTTGTGGCAGAGCCGACATTAAAATTAACACTCATCAACCCTTGTTCCCGTGTCCAGTTGCGGAAGGTATGTTTTGAGGGAGAATAAATGGTTATTCCGTTTTCCGTGCCCATGAGGAGACTCCCGTCCTGACGCGGAAGAATTGTATAGATATTGTCGGAAATCAACGCACAGTTGTCTGTACGGTACTGGTGGATGAACTTCTTTTTGCCGATGTCATATACAAGCAATCCGGCTCCGCGAGTACCGATATACAGGACGTTGCCGTCTCTCTGGTACAAAGAGCATATATAGGGGGACTCAACAGGCAGGTTAACATACTGATAGTCTCCCGATTTCTTGTCAAGCCGGTAGAGCCCCATTCTTGTGCCGATCCACATCTGTCGGACATTTTTTTCCAGAATGGTAGTGATGGAGCTTACTCCCGGATACAGACGCACACTTCCTGTTTCAAGATTGATACGCTTCAAATGATAATATCCGCCGGACCAGACATCA from Phocaeicola dorei encodes the following:
- a CDS encoding GlsB/YeaQ/YmgE family stress response membrane protein is translated as MYFLWYIIIGILAGFVAGKFMRGGGFGLFTNLLVGVVGGVLGGWVFGLLGIATTGLLGSLITSIVGAVVLLWIVSLFNNKKRIDL
- a CDS encoding YtxH domain-containing protein — protein: MENRNSSLWIGLGVGSVIGALAYRFSRTSKAKKLKEKVCDTFHKITGQAEDMLDEAKEKAVDAGKTVADKMADKAFGLAEKTDDFKNKMHAMASEAKK
- a CDS encoding manganese catalase family protein, with the protein product MFYHVKDLQFNARVSQPDPRFARVMLEAFGGANGELKSALQYFVQAFSCHNPFPDKYDMLMDIATEEFGHLEIVGATIQMLLGPVNGEMKNALEDTPLRTMMSGKSAKEDLIHQAFTNPQFLVGAPGSPALTDSNGNPWCATYVSATAELTVDLRSNMAGEARAKIGYENLLQLTDDPLVKETLGFLMTREVTHYQQFEAALETIQPNFPPGVFQTSPKYSNLYFDLSKGDDARGPWNEGESTQLKEQWQYIEQPLEEVRSTDGLLDRKPEGTDRSEKEIARKEAQLSKERSGQVLASTPKKEMSWCKYQ
- a CDS encoding NAD(P)/FAD-dependent oxidoreductase is translated as MDLHSGLPYWIIRNSLWDYFHPLEKDLSTDVVIVGSGITGALMAHELCHAGIKCCIVDKRSIATGSSAASTALLQYEIDVPLCRMAKIIGEENAATAYHACLQSISDIKRVLEETGVNAGFEQLPSLFYASSAADNKLLEQEHEIRQKHKLPVNLLEKKKIREEYKVKTPGNALINEASAQMDAYRAATGLLAYHIKESGLKVFTHTSIKECIETSDGCIMTTDRGHKIKCGYVIIATGFEAGQFLPQKIMDLTSTYALVSHPVASEHLWPTHCLIWETADPYLYIRTTDKNRIIVGGEDEKFSDPQRRDSLLRKKTRILERKVRKLFPDLPFETEMVWCGTFSTTKDGLPFIGNWPDKERMFFDLGYGGNGITFSMIGAQIICRQLQGMKDERSGIFGYERIEKYW
- a CDS encoding OmpA family protein — encoded protein: MKRSVFALALSMGIFTMHAQNDRTALEGTRPGDNWSIELKTGAVTPLTHSAFFKNVRPAFGVGIGKQLTPIFGLGIQGMGYVNTTASKTAFDASEVSVFGKVNLMNLFGSYTGEPRIFEIEALTGIGWLHYYQNGPGDTNSWSTRLGLNLNFNLGEEKAWTFGIKPAVVYDMQGDFNRKKSRFNANNAAFELTAGLTYHFMCSNGTHHFTTMKPYDPVEIGELNDAVNNLRSQLNDKDMQLNNAMQQANNLQRELADCRTQAANIETVVKTNRIPESIITFRQGKSVVDASQLPNVERVATYMKKHPEARVIIKGYASPEGNLAFNKKLANARAESVKTILVKRYKISDTRITAEGQGIGDMFSEPDWNRVSICTIEEGK
- a CDS encoding two-component regulator propeller domain-containing protein translates to MKAYLSIKRIFLFTVLLLGSSVGRCQIYKYIGLEDGLSNQKIYHIQKDRRGYMWFLTQEGIDRYDGKRIKHYNFSDDSMKLDSRIALNWLYMDSKDVLWVIGQKGRVFQYDSQHDKFELAYVHPELVRNKSQAFLNYGYLDKNDRIWLCYKDSIAWYDIRTGNTLHMPTPINSEIAAIEQTDDNHFFIGTVNGLFYAEVEKGRLNRMSDKAVESIRTSVHELYYHAVSKQLFVGNYKEGILVYDVGKTGKIIPCQLPNNVEINRIVALNDHELLVATGGRGVYKLDVNTCMSEPYITADYNSYNGMNGNNINDIYVDEEERIWLANYPTGITIRNNRYGSYDLIRHSIGNSLSLVNDQVHDVLEDSDGDLWFATSNGISLYQTDTKEWQSFLSSFESVPDNENHIFLTLCEVSPGVIWAGGFMSGICKIEKRKGFKIGHIAPATIAGVRPDQYIFDIKKDSDGDVWSGGYYHLKRINLETGSVRLYPGVSSITTILEKNVRQMWIGTRMGLYRLDKKSGDYQYVNLPVESPYICSLYQRDGNVLYIGTRGAGLLVYDIGKKKFIHQYRTDNCALISDNIYTILPRQDGSLLMGTENGITIYSPSKHTFRNWTREQGLMSVNFNVGSATTYSKNTLVFGGNNGAVRFPIDIQIPEPHYSRLLLRDFMIAYHPVYPGDEGSPLEKDIDETDRLELTYRQNSFSLDVVSINYDYPSNILYSWKIDGFHKEWSRPSLDNRIVVRNLPPGSYTLQIRAISNEEKYKTYETRNIQIVITPPAWASVWAMAGYAILLVLVMAVIFRIITLHKQKKVSDEKTRFFINTAHDIRTPLTLIKAPLEEAIENRMVNEQALPHMNTALKNVNALLQLTTNLINFERVDVYSSTLYISEYELNSYMDNICATFRKYAELKHVDFIYESNFDYLNVWFDSDKMGSILKNVLSNALKYTPEGGSIRIYAREEGNSWSIEVKDTGIGIPSCEQKKLFRNCFRGSNVINLKVTGSGIGLMLVYKLVRLHKGRIQIQSTEHQGTCVLVVFPKGNSHLHKVKFISPRTPYECPEAIMPGGASGLPSVEISQERSLQRVLIVEDNDDLRNYLIDMFKTDYYTQSCPNGKEALAIIREFNPVLVISDIMMPELGGDKLCSTIKGDLETSHIPVILLTALGDEKNMLEGLAIGADAYITKPFSVGILKATVKNILTNRALLRQFYNCIEDKEQNLPVNCTGTLDWKFIASVKECIEDNMGSPDFNVDLLSSRHHMSRTSFFNKLKALTGYAPADYIRMIRLQHAAQLLKQGEHTVTEIADMVGFSDAKYFREVFKKYYNVSPSKFNKKSEN